A genomic region of Exiguobacterium sp. Helios contains the following coding sequences:
- a CDS encoding beta-galactosidase, which yields MYLGVDYYPEQTPRALWEEDFRLMKELGVNVVRLAEFAWTMMEPEEGVYDFRFWDDIIERLSAADFDIVLGTPTATPPAWMCHKYPEILPADEHGVTISFGARRHYTVHSETYQKFSVAITTEMAKRYGKHPRVIGWQTDNEYGHEKSDRSYSDIDRAAFQLWLKNRYETLDALNETWGTVFWSQTYTAWEQIPVPRKVYQEHNPSLLVDFDRFCADGYNHYNKLQVDALREHIHPDAFITHNLVYSDMAVNQQQMAQDLDYVAFDNYPVWGGLPEPNRFEKMASDHDLCRSSKQGKGFWVMEQLSGAQGWSKIGYLPRPGHIRLWTYQAVARGAEAIVYFRFRAALFGTEEFCHGIIDHDGKPKRKFNEVKQIMTELNTFGDEINASSYQAEVGVYFDQENVWAWTHQPHSDAFDFRTEFVRFYGGAVRRQASTDIVFPGDKLDQYKLIIVPLYFLTNPTFDQALIDYMEQGGHVIFTYRTGVKDPHNNVLPLTLPGKFAPYAGIEIDEYESLQAVQENRIEGIGAFAGQGSPARIWCDLITPTSAEPLAVYRDTFYDGIAAVTRNEYKGTITYIGASIDDAMIDTIYRQAFLDAGVQTFEAPDQVEVVRRHGETRDFLFLMNHDTKASRDVVLDAAYKELNTNETYSGTVTLAPLETLILTT from the coding sequence ATGTATTTAGGCGTCGATTATTACCCGGAACAAACTCCACGTGCGTTATGGGAGGAAGATTTCCGTTTGATGAAAGAACTTGGTGTCAACGTCGTGCGGTTGGCGGAATTTGCCTGGACGATGATGGAGCCGGAAGAAGGAGTTTACGACTTCCGGTTTTGGGACGATATCATCGAACGCTTAAGTGCCGCCGATTTTGATATCGTACTCGGGACACCGACGGCGACACCGCCGGCATGGATGTGCCACAAGTATCCGGAGATTCTTCCGGCAGACGAGCATGGCGTGACAATCAGCTTCGGAGCCCGTCGTCACTACACGGTTCACAGTGAAACATATCAAAAGTTTTCGGTTGCCATTACGACTGAAATGGCGAAACGGTACGGGAAACATCCGCGTGTGATCGGTTGGCAGACGGACAACGAATACGGTCATGAAAAATCAGATCGTTCTTACAGCGACATCGACCGGGCTGCATTCCAGCTGTGGCTGAAAAACCGCTACGAGACGCTTGACGCGTTAAATGAAACATGGGGAACCGTCTTCTGGAGTCAGACCTATACGGCATGGGAGCAAATCCCGGTACCGCGGAAAGTCTACCAGGAACATAATCCGTCGTTACTCGTCGACTTTGACCGCTTCTGTGCCGACGGGTATAACCATTACAACAAACTCCAAGTCGATGCACTCCGGGAACATATTCATCCGGACGCCTTCATTACACATAACCTCGTTTACAGTGATATGGCCGTCAATCAACAGCAGATGGCACAGGATCTCGATTATGTCGCCTTTGATAACTATCCGGTCTGGGGTGGTTTGCCGGAACCGAACCGTTTTGAGAAGATGGCCAGCGATCATGACCTTTGCCGCTCCTCAAAACAAGGGAAAGGTTTTTGGGTGATGGAACAGCTCAGTGGAGCGCAAGGCTGGAGTAAAATCGGTTACTTGCCGCGTCCCGGTCATATCCGGTTGTGGACGTATCAGGCTGTCGCGCGCGGTGCCGAAGCGATCGTCTATTTCCGCTTCCGGGCTGCTTTGTTCGGGACGGAAGAGTTTTGCCACGGTATCATCGATCACGATGGAAAACCGAAACGCAAATTCAACGAAGTCAAACAGATCATGACCGAACTCAATACGTTTGGTGACGAGATCAATGCGAGCAGCTATCAAGCGGAAGTCGGCGTCTATTTTGATCAGGAAAATGTCTGGGCCTGGACACATCAGCCGCACAGCGATGCGTTTGATTTCCGGACCGAGTTCGTCCGGTTCTACGGCGGTGCCGTCCGTCGTCAAGCGTCGACGGATATCGTATTCCCGGGTGACAAACTGGATCAATACAAATTAATCATCGTTCCGCTGTATTTCCTGACGAACCCGACATTTGACCAAGCACTGATTGATTACATGGAGCAGGGCGGACACGTCATCTTCACGTACCGGACCGGCGTCAAGGACCCGCATAACAATGTCTTGCCGTTAACGTTACCAGGGAAATTCGCACCGTATGCAGGAATCGAAATCGATGAGTACGAATCGTTGCAGGCTGTACAGGAAAACCGGATTGAAGGCATCGGAGCATTCGCCGGACAAGGTTCACCGGCCCGAATATGGTGTGACTTGATTACACCGACGTCAGCTGAACCGCTTGCTGTCTACCGGGATACGTTTTATGACGGGATCGCTGCCGTGACACGTAACGAATACAAAGGAACAATTACCTACATCGGCGCATCGATTGATGATGCGATGATCGATACGATTTACCGGCAAGCGTTTCTCGATGCCGGCGTTCAGACGTTTGAAGCGCCGGATCAAGTCGAAGTCGTCCGCCGTCACGGGGAGACACGTGATTTCCTCTTCCTGATGAACCATGATACGAAAGCAAGCCGGGACGTTGTGCTCGATGCTGCCTATAAAGAGTTGAATACGAACGAGACATATAGTGGAACAGTGACACTCGCCCCACTCGAGACGCTGATTCTGACAACGTAA
- a CDS encoding alpha-galactosidase, protein MAILELPNQRFVLEGQHVAHVVTIGQHGKVLHTYFGARLPYPSDYEALPNPVLAHSSFESPDGVAVYDFIPFGEMVYTEPTLKSEREDGQRISQFAFERAEQSGSGLTLWLFDSLQELRVGIKYDLYEAYDMIGRSLVIENTGTQPVRLTTAQSFAMGILQRPNLNVHHFAGTWTGEFQKQVTPLTPGRKTIDSRRGVTSHQANPWFALEQGATESTGEVIYGHFAYSGNWSMHFEQDAFGFVQVSGGMNEFDFSWKLEAGQHLATPDFYIGYAADGFSGMSARAHDFQRDIIMPESERNKVRPVLYNSWEATYFDVTEHGQRALVDQAAAIGCELFVVDDGWFGERNSDQAGLGDWVVNPEKFPDGLTPLIEYVKQQNMQFGLWVEPEMVNPDSNLYRTHPDWIYHSPGAHRTTSRNQFVLNLGLPQVEQFVFEMMDELLETHAIDYIKWDMNRAFSEPGVPEATPAAQQELWKRHVDALYRIFDELRTRHPEVDFEACAGGGGRIDLGILKRTEQVWTSDNTDPLDRLTIQHDFSFAYNAKMMSCWVTDGPNWLNGRNLPLATRFVSSMQGTLGIGGNLSEWTAEELTEATEWIATYKTIRETVQFGRQYRLSADRMAASLMQYTSNDQTVVLAVAPMRQHGSNQYHFRLNGLEKTGLYQVDGRQLSGAYLMQQGLTITYTTDYEARCLHIQPVHRSLPTSESKEPIA, encoded by the coding sequence ATGGCCATTCTTGAACTGCCGAATCAGCGGTTCGTCCTCGAAGGACAACACGTCGCGCATGTCGTGACGATCGGACAGCACGGTAAAGTGTTGCATACGTATTTTGGAGCACGTCTGCCGTATCCATCCGACTATGAAGCATTGCCGAATCCGGTTCTTGCGCACAGCTCATTTGAATCACCGGATGGTGTCGCGGTCTACGACTTCATTCCGTTTGGTGAGATGGTCTACACGGAGCCGACTTTAAAATCAGAACGGGAGGACGGACAACGAATCAGTCAGTTCGCTTTTGAACGCGCCGAGCAATCCGGCAGTGGATTGACGTTATGGTTGTTTGATTCGTTACAAGAACTCCGGGTCGGCATCAAATACGACCTGTACGAAGCGTACGATATGATCGGACGGTCGCTCGTGATTGAAAATACCGGAACACAACCGGTCCGGTTGACGACAGCCCAATCCTTTGCGATGGGAATTCTGCAACGACCGAACTTGAACGTGCACCACTTCGCGGGGACATGGACCGGCGAATTCCAAAAACAGGTGACACCACTAACGCCGGGACGTAAGACGATTGACAGCCGGCGGGGTGTGACAAGTCATCAGGCGAATCCCTGGTTTGCACTTGAACAAGGGGCGACCGAATCAACCGGGGAAGTCATTTACGGACATTTTGCCTATTCCGGTAACTGGTCGATGCACTTCGAGCAGGATGCCTTTGGATTCGTTCAAGTATCCGGCGGGATGAATGAGTTTGATTTCAGTTGGAAACTCGAAGCCGGTCAACATCTTGCAACACCGGACTTTTATATCGGGTATGCGGCAGACGGCTTTTCCGGGATGAGTGCCCGGGCGCATGATTTCCAGCGTGACATCATCATGCCGGAATCGGAACGGAACAAGGTCCGGCCCGTCCTCTACAATTCCTGGGAAGCGACCTATTTTGACGTGACGGAACACGGACAACGGGCGCTCGTCGACCAGGCTGCTGCGATTGGTTGTGAACTGTTCGTCGTCGATGACGGCTGGTTCGGTGAACGAAACTCTGATCAGGCCGGTCTCGGTGACTGGGTCGTGAATCCGGAAAAATTTCCGGACGGTTTAACCCCGTTGATCGAGTACGTGAAACAACAAAACATGCAGTTTGGTCTATGGGTCGAACCGGAAATGGTGAATCCAGATTCAAACCTTTACCGGACGCATCCCGATTGGATTTACCATAGTCCCGGTGCACACCGGACGACATCACGCAATCAGTTTGTTCTGAACCTTGGTTTACCGCAAGTCGAACAATTTGTGTTTGAGATGATGGATGAGTTGCTTGAGACACACGCGATTGATTACATCAAATGGGACATGAACCGTGCTTTTTCAGAACCGGGCGTTCCGGAAGCAACACCAGCAGCACAACAGGAATTATGGAAGCGTCATGTCGATGCCTTGTACCGGATCTTTGACGAGTTGCGGACACGTCACCCGGAAGTGGATTTTGAAGCCTGTGCCGGAGGCGGAGGAAGAATTGATCTTGGAATTCTCAAACGGACGGAACAGGTCTGGACGAGTGATAACACGGATCCACTGGACCGGTTGACGATCCAACATGATTTCTCGTTTGCCTATAATGCAAAGATGATGAGTTGTTGGGTGACGGATGGTCCGAACTGGCTGAACGGCCGGAACTTACCGCTTGCGACACGTTTCGTCTCATCGATGCAAGGAACACTTGGCATCGGCGGCAACTTAAGCGAATGGACAGCGGAAGAGTTAACGGAAGCAACCGAGTGGATTGCGACGTATAAAACAATTCGGGAAACCGTTCAATTCGGACGTCAGTACCGGTTGTCGGCAGACCGCATGGCGGCTTCCCTCATGCAATATACGTCAAACGATCAAACGGTTGTCCTGGCAGTAGCGCCGATGCGTCAGCACGGCTCAAACCAGTACCACTTCCGTCTGAACGGACTTGAGAAGACAGGTTTGTATCAGGTCGACGGGCGTCAGCTCAGCGGGGCCTACTTGATGCAGCAAGGATTGACGATTACTTATACGACAGATTATGAAGCCCGTTGTCTACACATTCAGCCGGTTCACCGCAGCCTTCCTACATCAGAGTCAAAGGAGCCGATCGCATGA